A section of the Acipenser ruthenus chromosome 39, fAciRut3.2 maternal haplotype, whole genome shotgun sequence genome encodes:
- the LOC117397179 gene encoding protein c-ets-1-B isoform X3 — protein MTAAVDMKPTLMIIKTEKAEELECGDVPLLTPGSKEMMSQALKATFSGFTKEQQRLGIPKDPHQWTQSHVAEWLTWTANEFSLKDLEFHKFCMNGAMLCALGKERFLELAPDFVGDILWEHLEMLQKEDAKHFPVSGLSSTFPESRYSSDYFASYGIEHAQCVPPSEYSEPGFITESYQTLHPISSEELLSLKYESDYPSVILRDAPLNPLQGDYFSVKQEVISPDNMCVGRISRGKLAGQDSLESIESFDSCDHLTQSWSSQSSFSSLQRVPSYDSFDSEDYPSTVHGHKPKGTFKDYVRERADLNKDKPVIPAAALAGYTGSGPIQLWQFLLELLTDKSCQSFISWTGDGWEFKLSDPDEVARRWGKRKNKPKMNYEKLSRGLRYYYDKNIIHKTSGKRYVYRFVCDLKSLLGYTPEELHAMLDVKPDVDE, from the exons AACTGGAATGTGGAGATGTTCCCTTGCTCACACCCGGCAGTAAAGAGATGATGTCACAAGCCCTAAAGGCTACATTTAGCGGATTTACCAAGGAGCAGCAGCGGCTCGGAATCCCCAAAG ACCCCCATCAGTGGACACAGAGCCACGTGGCGGAGTGGCTGACGTGGACGGCGAACGAGTTCAGCTTGAAGGACCTGGAGTTTCACAAGTTCTGCATGAACGGCGCCATGCTCTGTGCGCTGGGGAAGGAGCGCTTCTTAGAGCTCGCCCCAGACTTCGTAGGAGACATTCTCTGGGAGCATCTGGAGATGCTGCAGAAAG AAGACGCGAAGCATTTTCCTGTCAGCGGATTAAGCTCCACTTTCCCAGAGTCGCGCTACTCCTCGGATTACTTTGCTA GTTATGGTATTGAGCATGCCCAGTGCGTGCCTCCCTCAGAGTACTCGGAGCCCGGTTTCATCACAGAGTCCTACCAGACCCTGCACCCAATCAGCTCCGAGGAGCTGCTGTCTCTGAAGTACGAGAGCGATTACCCCTCTGTGATCCTGCGCGACGCCCCACTCAACCCGCTGCAGGGAGACTACTTCTCCGTCAAGCAGGAGGTCATCTCCCCGGACAACATGTGCGTGGGCCGCATCAGCCGAG GGAAGCTAGCCGGACAGGACTCATTGGAGAGTATCGAGAGCTTTGACAGCTGTGACCATCTCACGCAGTCCTGGAGCAGCCAATCGTCATTCAGCAGCCTGCAGCGCGTGCCGTCCTACGACAGCTTCGACTCGGAGGACTACCCCAGCACCGTGCACGGCCACAAACCCAAAGGCACCTTCAAGGACTACGTGAGGGAGAGAGCCGACCTCAACAAGGACAAGCCTGTCATCCCAGCCGCTGCACTCGCCGGCTACACAG GTAGCGGACCCATCCAGCTCTGGCAGTTTCTGCTGGAGCTGCTGACGGACAAGTCGTGTCAGTCCTTCATCAGCTGGACGGGGGATGGCTGGGAGTTCAAACTCTCCGACCCCGATGAG gtAGCCAGACGATGGGGAAAACGGAAGAACAAGCCCAAGATGAACTACGAGAAGTTGAGTCGAGGCCTGCGCTATTACTATGACAAAAACATCATCCACAAGACGTCAGGGAAGCGATACGTGTACCGCTTCGTGTGTGACTTGAAAAGCCTGCTGGGGTACACGCCCGAGGAGCTGCACGCCATGTTGGATGTGAAACCGGACGtggatgagtga